Genomic DNA from Alphaproteobacteria bacterium PA2:
TGGACGATCCGCCCGGCGGCGAGGACATGGACCCTGTCGGGTTTGATGTAGTCCAGCAGGCGCTGATAGTGGGTGATGACCAGCATGGAGCGGTCGGGGGAACGCATGGCGTTCACCCCTTCGGAAACGATCTTGAGGGCGTCGATATCGAGGCCGGAATCCGTCTCGTCGAGGATGAGGAAACGCGGCGAAAGCATTGCTGCCTGGAAGATTTCCATGCGCTTCTTCTCGCCACCGGAGAAGCCGACATTCAGCGGGCGCTTGAGCATTTCGAAGTCGATCTTCAGGGCGGCCGCCTGGGCTCGGGCGAGCTTCAGGAAGTCGGGCGCCTTGATCTCGTCCTCACCCCGGGCCTTGCGCTGGGCATTGAGGGCCGAACGGATGAAGGTCAGCGCCGGAACACCTGCAATTTCAAGCGGATACTGGAAGGAAAGAAACAGCCCTCGGGTGGCCCGTTCGCTGGCGTCCAGGCCAAGAAGGTCGTCCCCATTCAGGCTGGCAGATCCTTCGGTGACCTCATAGCCCGACCTTCCGGTCAAGACGTAGGACAGGGTCGACTTGCCGGCGCCATTGGGGCCCATAATGGCGTGAACCTCCCCCGCAGGCACTTCAAGGGTGAGGCCCTTCAGGATTTCCTTGCCATCAACTTCGGCGCGGAGGTTATTGATCTTCAACATTAAAAACTCTCATCGGCGAGATATTGCGCCAGTAATTCTACGGCCGCTTCGACGGTGTCGACCGTCTCCTGCTTACGGGGGGCTGCGCTCAGGGACGCCGTGTTCCGCTTGTCAGCAGAGGTGACGCTGGCCTTGTCGTCCTCGAAATAGGCGCGCAGCCGGAAGTTCTCGTGGTCCAGGGTCACGGCGTAACGGGTGTGATCCAGGATCAGGCCCTTCTCCCGGAGAAAGTCCTCTTCCCGCGCCAGGGCCTGATAGAGCGCCATGGCCCGGTTGTTGTCGGACTCCTGCTGGGCCCGTTCAGCATCCTCCCGCGCCCGGCGCGCGATTTCCCGTCGTCCCAGTTCATCAAAGAACGCCTGGCGCAGGGACACGGCCTGACCTTTGTTGTCCTGGCTCATCCGACACTACCTTCCAAAGAAATCGCAACCAGCTTCTGGGCTTCCACGGCGAACTCCATCGGGAGCTCCTGCAGAACCTCCTTCACGAAGCCATTGACCAGCAGTTGCACCGCCTCCTCCTGGGAGAAGCCCCGCTGCATGGCGTAGAAAAGCTGGTCCTCTGACAGGCGGGTCGTCGTGGCTTCATGCTCGAAGACACAGGCGCTGTTGCGCGCCTCCACATAGGGAATGGTATGGGCGCCGCTGGTCTTTCCGATCAGCAGGCTGTCGCACTGGGTAAAGTTCCGCGCGCCCCTGGCCTTGGGGTGGGCCGAGACCAGACCGCGATAGGTGTTGGACGACCGGCCGGCGCTGATGCCCTTGGAGATGATCCGCGAGCGGGTATTGGCGCCCAGGTGGATCATCTTGGTGCCGGTGTCGGCCTGCTGCCGGCCATTGGTGATGGCGATGGAATAGAACTCACCACTCGAGCCTTCGCCCCGCAGGACGCAGGAGGGGTATTT
This window encodes:
- the sufC gene encoding Fe-S cluster assembly ATPase SufC gives rise to the protein MLKINNLRAEVDGKEILKGLTLEVPAGEVHAIMGPNGAGKSTLSYVLTGRSGYEVTEGSASLNGDDLLGLDASERATRGLFLSFQYPLEIAGVPALTFIRSALNAQRKARGEDEIKAPDFLKLARAQAAALKIDFEMLKRPLNVGFSGGEKKRMEIFQAAMLSPRFLILDETDSGLDIDALKIVSEGVNAMRSPDRSMLVITHYQRLLDYIKPDRVHVLAAGRIVQSGGPELALELEREGYDKYARAA